In Dehalococcoidia bacterium, one genomic interval encodes:
- a CDS encoding CoA transferase, with the protein MDEKALAGVRVIEYASLVAGPYCGKLLADMGAEVMKIEEPGTGDEARRIGPFLNDILNPERSILFMYLNTNKRGITLDLETLEGMNTFKRLIENADILIEDKSPRMIRKLGLSFDILAAINPKFIMTSITPFGQTGPYAEYKTHPLNTAFSGGLGYSSPIGEPVKPGGMFAEYACGLSAATGTLAALYVQRKTGMGQHIDISKQETIIDLNRLPAAQYANMPYPDYARMRIKNRETMPPIPCKDGHVVISVPEMHQWHGCVRLMGNPEWAQNKAYDDNAERLARFETEIRPRLTEWAMKHTREEIYHQGQACGCPTAPILSAEDVVKSKQLKAREFFVQAKDSDGDVMTFPGAPCKFSRTPWAIGSTAPSLGQHNELIRVKREAGAHSEKRSAQQEGAMRYPLEGIRIVDFTWAWAGAHATDLLAMLGAEVIKVESNSRIDGCRFFSITTGQFFENIELSPAFNDMNLNKLSINLNLQHPGGVELARELIRISDVAAQNMRPGVMERLGLGYEVLRKVNPEIILLSSSASGLTGPERAYTGYATNFAAIGGLSYITGHPDGPPILSMGEVDLLSATTSAWAVLAALIHRQRTGEGQHIDVSSSETVSVLIGDVLMDYLINGRVQSRKGNLDEFMAPHNCYRCKGEDKWISIAIGTEAEWRALCQITGHPEWMSDPRFIDASCRRQNQAELDKLVEGWTSERTHYEVMETLQGVGVAAVPYFTSEDLCTDPHLRHRKCFVEVEHPFIGRQTVAAPPWKLSRTPAEITRHGPLFGEHNQYVFGELLRMKAAEIERLVKEQVIY; encoded by the coding sequence ATGGATGAGAAAGCACTGGCCGGAGTGAGGGTGATCGAATATGCCAGTCTTGTCGCTGGTCCGTATTGCGGCAAACTGCTGGCTGACATGGGCGCTGAGGTCATGAAGATCGAGGAGCCCGGAACGGGCGACGAGGCAAGGCGAATAGGCCCGTTCCTGAATGATATCCTAAATCCTGAGCGCAGCATCCTTTTCATGTACCTCAATACGAACAAACGGGGAATCACCCTTGATCTGGAAACACTTGAGGGGATGAATACCTTCAAGAGACTTATTGAGAATGCGGATATCCTGATTGAAGACAAGTCTCCTCGGATGATCAGGAAACTGGGACTCTCATTCGATATCCTGGCGGCAATCAATCCCAAATTCATCATGACATCCATCACTCCCTTCGGACAGACAGGGCCCTATGCCGAGTATAAAACTCATCCGCTCAACACGGCGTTCAGCGGGGGTTTGGGATATTCAAGTCCCATCGGAGAGCCTGTCAAGCCCGGAGGGATGTTCGCAGAGTATGCCTGCGGACTGAGCGCTGCCACTGGAACCTTGGCTGCCCTGTATGTCCAGAGAAAAACAGGTATGGGGCAGCATATTGATATCTCCAAGCAGGAAACGATCATAGACCTCAACCGATTGCCGGCGGCGCAATATGCCAACATGCCATACCCCGATTACGCCCGAATGAGGATCAAGAACAGAGAAACCATGCCTCCGATACCCTGCAAGGATGGCCATGTGGTGATCTCGGTTCCTGAGATGCATCAATGGCATGGCTGCGTCCGGCTTATGGGCAATCCGGAGTGGGCGCAGAATAAGGCGTATGACGATAATGCGGAACGTTTGGCCCGTTTTGAAACAGAGATCAGGCCCAGGCTGACGGAATGGGCAATGAAGCATACTCGTGAAGAGATATATCATCAAGGGCAGGCCTGCGGCTGTCCCACAGCGCCGATTCTATCCGCCGAGGACGTGGTGAAGTCGAAACAGTTGAAAGCGAGGGAATTCTTTGTCCAGGCTAAAGACTCGGATGGAGATGTGATGACGTTTCCCGGAGCGCCCTGCAAATTCTCGAGGACGCCGTGGGCAATCGGCAGTACAGCGCCTTCGCTTGGCCAGCACAACGAACTGATCCGCGTCAAAAGGGAAGCGGGCGCTCATTCAGAAAAGAGGTCAGCACAACAGGAAGGCGCGATGAGGTATCCCCTGGAAGGGATTCGAATTGTCGATTTCACCTGGGCGTGGGCCGGTGCTCATGCAACGGACCTCCTTGCCATGCTGGGAGCCGAGGTCATCAAGGTCGAGAGCAACAGCCGGATCGATGGTTGCAGGTTCTTTTCGATTACGACCGGTCAGTTCTTTGAAAACATCGAACTGTCTCCCGCCTTCAATGATATGAACCTGAACAAGCTCAGCATAAACCTCAATCTGCAGCATCCCGGAGGGGTTGAACTGGCCAGGGAGTTGATCAGGATTAGCGATGTGGCCGCTCAGAACATGCGCCCCGGGGTCATGGAAAGGCTGGGGCTGGGCTATGAAGTCCTGCGGAAGGTCAACCCCGAAATCATCTTGCTTTCCTCTTCTGCCTCAGGCTTGACCGGTCCGGAACGAGCATATACAGGATATGCAACAAACTTCGCCGCGATCGGCGGCCTGTCGTACATCACCGGCCATCCTGACGGACCTCCAATCCTTTCGATGGGCGAAGTGGACCTTTTGAGCGCCACCACGTCTGCTTGGGCTGTTCTTGCCGCGCTTATCCATCGGCAGCGGACGGGAGAAGGCCAGCATATCGATGTCTCTTCTTCTGAGACCGTCAGTGTTCTGATCGGAGATGTGCTCATGGATTATCTCATCAACGGCAGGGTTCAGTCTCGTAAGGGCAATCTCGATGAATTCATGGCACCCCACAATTGTTATCGCTGCAAAGGGGAAGATAAGTGGATCAGCATTGCCATCGGGACTGAGGCGGAATGGAGAGCCTTGTGTCAGATCACGGGTCATCCTGAATGGATGAGCGATCCGAGATTCATCGACGCATCGTGTCGTCGGCAAAATCAGGCAGAACTGGACAAGCTGGTCGAAGGCTGGACATCGGAAAGAACGCATTATGAAGTGATGGAGACCTTGCAGGGCGTCGGAGTGGCTGCTGTCCCGTATTTTACCAGCGAGGACCTCTGTACCGATCCTCACCTTCGCCACCGCAAATGCTTCGTCGAAGTCGAACACCCGTTCATTGGCAGGCAGACAGTCGCTGCGCCGCCCTGGAAATTGTCCAGAACCCCGGCAGAGATCACCCGCCATGGTCCGCTCTTCGGGGAACACAACCAATACGTTTTTGGAGAACTCCTGAGGATGAAAGCGGCTGAGATCGAGCGTCTGGTGAAAGAGCAGGTCATTTATTAG
- a CDS encoding EF-P lysine aminoacylase GenX, with translation MDEERLRLSRIKPNLERRAHIMELTRGFFRHCGFLEVETPIRAATVAPELQISPVESEGCFLITSPELHMKQLLAAGYENLFQIGHTFRKGERGRWHNPEFTMLEWYRTGGDYLQMIRDTEDLLQEITNGLGIGPVISYQGCQIDLTPPWPRVTVRDAFREAAGWDPVLKSNPVRFDDDLVCKVIPRFSPARPTVLMDYPAAMASLARLKPDDPTQSERAEIFIGGLEIANAYSELADVKEQTERFAREIKQIAQERRPPPTPRRFLEAMAHFPESGGIALGMDRLVMLFCDASCIDEVMAFTVETA, from the coding sequence ATGGATGAGGAACGTCTGAGGCTCTCCCGGATCAAGCCCAATCTCGAGCGTCGCGCCCACATCATGGAATTGACTCGCGGGTTTTTTCGACACTGTGGCTTTCTTGAAGTTGAAACCCCGATTCGTGCAGCAACAGTTGCCCCTGAGCTACAAATCTCCCCTGTAGAAAGCGAAGGCTGCTTTCTGATTACCTCCCCCGAACTCCACATGAAACAGCTGCTCGCCGCGGGGTACGAGAATCTTTTTCAGATCGGACATACCTTTCGCAAAGGCGAGCGCGGTCGCTGGCACAATCCTGAATTCACCATGCTGGAATGGTACCGAACAGGCGGCGATTACCTGCAGATGATCCGCGATACGGAAGACCTCCTACAGGAAATTACGAATGGCCTCGGCATAGGCCCGGTCATCAGCTACCAGGGTTGCCAAATCGATCTCACACCGCCGTGGCCCAGAGTGACGGTCCGGGATGCGTTCAGGGAGGCCGCAGGATGGGATCCCGTACTCAAGTCAAACCCTGTACGATTCGACGATGATCTGGTCTGCAAAGTCATTCCTCGATTTTCACCTGCTCGGCCCACCGTACTGATGGACTATCCTGCCGCGATGGCGTCCCTTGCCCGATTGAAGCCGGATGATCCCACGCAATCAGAGCGCGCCGAGATTTTCATAGGCGGTCTGGAGATTGCCAATGCCTATAGCGAGCTTGCAGATGTTAAGGAACAGACTGAGCGTTTCGCCAGGGAAATAAAGCAAATCGCTCAAGAGCGAAGGCCCCCTCCCACGCCCCGGAGATTCCTCGAGGCCATGGCTCATTTTCCTGAAAGCGGCGGTATTGCCCTCGGCATGGACAGGCTGGTGATGCTCTTTTGTGATGCCTCCTGCATCGATGAAGTCATGGCCTTCACAGTAGAAACGGCTTGA
- the efp gene encoding elongation factor P — MAIEIGEVHKNSKLLINGVPYNVEEYDFMKPGKGRAVYRLRLRNLLEDTSLDITYHSGDKVEEAHVTSTQMQYLYREGDHYVFMNTETFDQYMLGEKKVGNKKNFLKEGIAVTGVMMEDRPIDILLPNFVELAVIETAASSKTDTRTAQNKTSVLETGLTIGVPTFVNEGDIVKIDTRTGAYVERITQKK, encoded by the coding sequence TTGGCAATAGAGATCGGGGAAGTACATAAGAACTCCAAGCTACTCATCAATGGGGTTCCCTACAATGTAGAGGAATACGACTTCATGAAACCCGGGAAAGGCCGGGCAGTCTACCGCCTCAGGCTCCGAAACCTGCTGGAGGATACGTCTCTCGACATCACCTATCACTCCGGAGACAAGGTGGAAGAAGCTCATGTGACCTCCACACAAATGCAATACCTTTATCGCGAAGGCGATCATTATGTGTTCATGAATACCGAGACCTTCGACCAGTACATGTTGGGTGAAAAAAAGGTAGGCAATAAGAAAAACTTCCTCAAAGAGGGAATTGCGGTTACCGGCGTCATGATGGAAGACCGGCCAATCGATATTCTTCTTCCCAACTTTGTTGAACTGGCGGTTATCGAGACTGCAGCATCAAGCAAGACGGATACTCGCACTGCGCAAAACAAAACGAGCGTTCTGGAGACTGGGCTAACCATCGGGGTTCCCACGTTTGTGAATGAAGGCGATATCGTCAAGATCGATACGCGCACTGGAGCCTACGTGGAGCGAATCACTCAGAAGAAATAA
- the truB gene encoding tRNA pseudouridine(55) synthase TruB, whose product MTIDGIINLNKPQGKTSFQMVALTRKLSGERKVGHSGTLDPDATGVLPILLGQATKLARYLTEAGKIYQAEIRFGSATTTYDSSGTTTQQGDTASLTLEKIKPSLNSFSGIIEQIPPMYSAIKYQGRPLYHLARTGIEIPRMPRQVTISRLDVQSWQNPVLSIEVECSKGTYIRSLAHDLGQALGCGAHLSKLSRLRSGPFCIEEAISVAQLQEAFQGKQWKAIISPMDTALPHLTSITVDEASEADIAHGRPFPWAEGQEKAIGNQCRAYSTSGRFLALVHFDAEKGLWQPDKVFAASP is encoded by the coding sequence TTGACCATTGACGGTATCATCAACCTCAACAAGCCTCAAGGGAAAACCTCTTTCCAGATGGTCGCGCTGACACGCAAGCTCAGCGGTGAACGAAAGGTAGGCCATTCCGGAACCCTTGATCCCGATGCCACAGGGGTATTGCCCATCCTTTTGGGTCAGGCAACAAAGCTGGCACGTTATCTAACCGAGGCCGGCAAGATTTATCAGGCCGAGATACGCTTTGGCAGCGCCACCACCACTTATGATTCCAGTGGCACCACCACTCAACAAGGCGATACGGCATCGTTGACACTGGAAAAAATAAAACCCTCTTTGAACTCATTTTCCGGCATCATTGAGCAGATACCCCCAATGTACAGCGCAATCAAATATCAAGGGAGACCCCTTTATCATCTGGCACGCACTGGAATCGAGATACCCCGAATGCCAAGGCAAGTCACCATCTCTCGCCTCGACGTGCAAAGCTGGCAAAATCCCGTCCTCTCCATAGAAGTGGAATGCAGCAAGGGCACTTATATCCGCTCTCTTGCCCACGATCTCGGACAGGCTCTGGGGTGTGGCGCACACTTGAGTAAGCTCTCCCGACTTCGCAGCGGTCCCTTTTGCATCGAAGAGGCCATCAGCGTTGCCCAACTCCAGGAAGCCTTTCAAGGGAAACAATGGAAAGCGATTATCTCGCCTATGGACACGGCGCTTCCCCATCTCACGTCGATCACCGTCGACGAGGCAAGCGAGGCAGATATCGCACACGGTCGACCTTTCCCCTGGGCCGAAGGGCAGGAGAAAGCCATTGGGAATCAGTGCCGGGCTTACTCAACGAGCGGGCGTTTTCTGGCGCTGGTTCATTTCGATGCCGAGAAAGGGCTATGGCAACCGGACAAAGTATTCGCTGCAAGTCCTTGA